The segment AATCTAGGAGGAGGTGAACTTGGTGACGGCCTTGGTGCCCTCGGAGACGGCGTGCTTGGCGAGCTCGCCGGGGAGGACGAGGCGCACGGCGGTCTGGATCTCCCGGGAGGTGATGGTGGGCTTCTTGTTGTAGCGCGCCAGCTTGGCCGACTCGCCGGCGAGCTTCTCGAAGATGTCGTTGATGAAGGAGTTCATGATGGACATGGCCTTGGAGGAGATGCCGATGTCGGGGTGCACCTGCTTGAGCACCTTGAAGATGTAGATCTTGTACGTCTCCAAGCT is part of the Triticum urartu cultivar G1812 unplaced genomic scaffold, Tu2.1 TuUngrouped_contig_6398, whole genome shotgun sequence genome and harbors:
- the LOC125530555 gene encoding histone H2B.5 encodes the protein KAKKSLETYKIYIFKVLKQVHPDIGISSKAMSIMNSFINDIFEKLAGESAKLARYNKKPTITSREIQTAVRLVLPGELAKHAVSEGTKAVTKFTSS